In Papaver somniferum cultivar HN1 chromosome 1, ASM357369v1, whole genome shotgun sequence, a genomic segment contains:
- the LOC113326520 gene encoding L-type lectin-domain containing receptor kinase S.1-like isoform X2, producing the protein MALCDPYTAFFLTSVLLSSVQSSPSVIDDLNNLQPHPDFSVTISNNCLKNPSLRYCSGFFPTDLPDIFKATIVADHLCNESNNNNCNELPISDAHFLEQFGSSSFLHSGLLPNHRKFKIKATFFLVGFPIFVILTVVSLGWICFWRPDFLPPFLRHQHKFTPSMLKAATSGFSQDNLVAKLAELDIYRGKLRDGTEVRIEIYQDKITPEQRKEFVEECRVLVQLDHKNLVRVLGWCDRRNPRAIVTEWSNGMNLVRWLSQSPSWNKRLKVLVSVVEGMCYLKDQWPGVVCDLKASSVLLSEDQEPLISRLWITDQNNYSRMVYMFGVLMLEMIVTRSSPNVLKEGKSIVEWVRMHYPGNIWVVMDARIKKSGMTYEQASQMVDLGLMCTHLSDEQQLPNLHHISKTVKRVYEASIVLGTPNHEQWHSERD; encoded by the exons ATGGCGTTGTGTGATCCCTATACTGCATTCTTTCTAACTTCAGTTTTGCTCTCTTCAGTTCAATCGTCTCCATCCGTAATAGATGATTTAAACAACCTACAACCACATCCAGATTTCAGTGTAACAATCTCAAACAATTGCTTAAAGAACCCATCTCTTAGATATTGTAGTGGTTTCTTTCCCACAGATCTTCCTGACATTTTCAAGGCTACTATTGTGGCAGACCATCTCTGCAATGAATCGAACAACAATAATTGCAATG AACTTCCAATCTCAGACGCTCACTTCTTGGAACAATTTGGGTCCTCAAGTTTTCTGCACTCTGGTCTGCTCCCGAATCACCGAAAGTTCAAGATCAAGGCCACGTTCTTCTTAGTTGGCTTCCCAATCTTCGTCATTCTAACAGTTGTTAGTTTAGGTTGGATCTGTTTTTGGAGACCAGATTTTCTACCGCCGTTCCTCAGACACCAGCATAAATTTACGCCTTCAATGCTGAAGGCAGCAACAAGTGGATTCTCACAAGATAACTTGGTTGCCAAGCTTGCTGAACTTGATATATATAGAGGGAAATTGAGAGATGGAACTGAAGTTCGGATTGAAATATACCAAGACAAGATTACACCTGAACAACGGAAGGAATTTGTAGAAGAATGCAGGGTTCTAGTTCAGTTAGATCACAAAAACTTAGTTCGGGTGTTGGGGTGGTGTGATCGCCGAAATCCAAGGGCAATTGTAACAGAATGGTCTAACGGGATGAACTTGGTGAGATGGCTATCACAATCACCATCATGGAACAAAAGGTTAAAGGTTTTGGTGAGTGTCGTGGAAGGGATGTGTTATCTTAAGGACCAGTGGCCTGGGGTTGTATGTGACCTTAAGGCGAGTAGTGTACTATTATCTGAGGATCAAGAGCCATTGATCTCAAGACTTTGGATCACAGATCAGAACAACTATTCTAGGA TGGTCTATATGTTTGGAGTTCTCATGCTTGAAATGATAGTAACCAGAAGCTCACCTAATGTGCTCAAAGAAGGCAAAAGTATTGTGGAATGGGTGAGGATGCATTACCCAGGAAATATATGGGTTGTGATGGATGCAAGAATTAAAAAATCAGGTATGACTTATGAGCAAGCTTCTCAGATGGTAGACTTAGGCTTGATGTGCACGCATCTTTCAGATGAGCAGCAACTGCCCAACTTGCACCACATATCTAAAACAGTGAAACGGGTCTATGAGGCTTCCATTGTCTTAGGAACCCCTAATCACGAACAATGGCACAGTGAAAGAGATTAA
- the LOC113326520 gene encoding probable LRR receptor-like serine/threonine-protein kinase At2g23950 isoform X1, which produces MALCDPYTAFFLTSVLLSSVQSSPSVIDDLNNLQPHPDFSVTISNNCLKNPSLRYCSGFFPTDLPDIFKATIVADHLCNESNNNNCNGDSFTKIDLRNRPKITPLYLSFAFFWKYCPLTVLVIDLSNNSIKGNFPTDILKCTQVQSLDLSHNNFNGEFPMKNFSLLNNLTLLILSYNHFSELPISDAHFLEQFGSSSFLHSGLLPNHRKFKIKATFFLVGFPIFVILTVVSLGWICFWRPDFLPPFLRHQHKFTPSMLKAATSGFSQDNLVAKLAELDIYRGKLRDGTEVRIEIYQDKITPEQRKEFVEECRVLVQLDHKNLVRVLGWCDRRNPRAIVTEWSNGMNLVRWLSQSPSWNKRLKVLVSVVEGMCYLKDQWPGVVCDLKASSVLLSEDQEPLISRLWITDQNNYSRMVYMFGVLMLEMIVTRSSPNVLKEGKSIVEWVRMHYPGNIWVVMDARIKKSGMTYEQASQMVDLGLMCTHLSDEQQLPNLHHISKTVKRVYEASIVLGTPNHEQWHSERD; this is translated from the exons ATGGCGTTGTGTGATCCCTATACTGCATTCTTTCTAACTTCAGTTTTGCTCTCTTCAGTTCAATCGTCTCCATCCGTAATAGATGATTTAAACAACCTACAACCACATCCAGATTTCAGTGTAACAATCTCAAACAATTGCTTAAAGAACCCATCTCTTAGATATTGTAGTGGTTTCTTTCCCACAGATCTTCCTGACATTTTCAAGGCTACTATTGTGGCAGACCATCTCTGCAATGAATCGAACAACAATAATTGCAATGGTGATTCATTCACAAAGATAGACTTGCGTAATCGCCCGAAAATAACTCCTCTTTACTTATCCTTTGCTTTCTTTTGGAAGTATTGTCCCTTAACAGTACTTGTAATCGACTTGTCCAACAATTCAATCAAAGGAAACTTTCCTACAGACATCTTAAAATGCACCCAAGTCCAGTCTCTTGATCTTAGCCATAACAATTTCAATGGAGAGTTTCCAATGAAAAACTTTTCCTTACTGAATAATCTTACACTTCTCATTCTTTCTTACAACCATTTTTCAGAACTTCCAATCTCAGACGCTCACTTCTTGGAACAATTTGGGTCCTCAAGTTTTCTGCACTCTGGTCTGCTCCCGAATCACCGAAAGTTCAAGATCAAGGCCACGTTCTTCTTAGTTGGCTTCCCAATCTTCGTCATTCTAACAGTTGTTAGTTTAGGTTGGATCTGTTTTTGGAGACCAGATTTTCTACCGCCGTTCCTCAGACACCAGCATAAATTTACGCCTTCAATGCTGAAGGCAGCAACAAGTGGATTCTCACAAGATAACTTGGTTGCCAAGCTTGCTGAACTTGATATATATAGAGGGAAATTGAGAGATGGAACTGAAGTTCGGATTGAAATATACCAAGACAAGATTACACCTGAACAACGGAAGGAATTTGTAGAAGAATGCAGGGTTCTAGTTCAGTTAGATCACAAAAACTTAGTTCGGGTGTTGGGGTGGTGTGATCGCCGAAATCCAAGGGCAATTGTAACAGAATGGTCTAACGGGATGAACTTGGTGAGATGGCTATCACAATCACCATCATGGAACAAAAGGTTAAAGGTTTTGGTGAGTGTCGTGGAAGGGATGTGTTATCTTAAGGACCAGTGGCCTGGGGTTGTATGTGACCTTAAGGCGAGTAGTGTACTATTATCTGAGGATCAAGAGCCATTGATCTCAAGACTTTGGATCACAGATCAGAACAACTATTCTAGGA TGGTCTATATGTTTGGAGTTCTCATGCTTGAAATGATAGTAACCAGAAGCTCACCTAATGTGCTCAAAGAAGGCAAAAGTATTGTGGAATGGGTGAGGATGCATTACCCAGGAAATATATGGGTTGTGATGGATGCAAGAATTAAAAAATCAGGTATGACTTATGAGCAAGCTTCTCAGATGGTAGACTTAGGCTTGATGTGCACGCATCTTTCAGATGAGCAGCAACTGCCCAACTTGCACCACATATCTAAAACAGTGAAACGGGTCTATGAGGCTTCCATTGTCTTAGGAACCCCTAATCACGAACAATGGCACAGTGAAAGAGATTAA
- the LOC113280837 gene encoding alpha N-terminal protein methyltransferase 1-like, with product MEMCGLDSDGKEFKSSDEMWRHEFGEQGDDDQHKNKNEWYRKGVGYWEGVEASVDGVLGGYGHVNDTDIKASEDFLKSIISERLGTNRKLAALDCGSGIGRVTKNLLLRYFSEVDLEEPVSHFLEAARESLSPENGTVSDDQKAVNFYCVPLQEFTPEAGRYDVIWVQWCIGQLADDDFVSFFKRAKVGLKPNGVFVLKENIAKSGFVLDKEDKSVTRSDLYFKELFKQCGLHLFKSKDQKGFPAELFPVKMYALTTDMPRRVHGTRSKIRSNLPGLIK from the exons ATGGAGATGTGTGGGTTAGATTCTGATGGGAAAGAATTTAAGAGCTCAGATGAGATGTGGAGACACGAGTTTGGGGAACAAGGAGATGATGATCAACACAAAAACAAGAATGAATGGTACCGTAAAGGTGTTGGATACTGGGAA GGTGTCGAGGCATCTGTTGATGGTGTATTGGGTGGATATGGGCATGTTAATGATACTGACATTAAAGCTAGTGAAGATTTTctcaagagtattatctctgaacGACTCGGTACCAATCGAAAACTGGCTGCTCTGG ATTGTGGTTCGGGTATTGGACGGGTCACTAAGAATCTTCTTCTAAGATATTTCAGTGAG GTTGATCTTGAAGAGCCAGTATCCCATTTTCTTGAAGCCGCACGTGAAAGTCTGTCCCCAGAGAATGGAACAGTCTCTGATGATCAAAAGGCTGTGAATTTTTATTGTGTTCCACTTCAG GAATTCACTCCAGAAGCAGGGCGATATGATGTCATATGGGTGCAATGGTGTATTGGACAGCTTGCTGATGACGACTTTGTATCATTCTTCAAGCGAGCAAAG GTTGGTCTCAAACCTAACGGCGTTTTTGTACTAAAAGAGAATATTGCAAAATCAG GATTTGTGTTGGACAAGGAGGATAAGAGTGTTACAAGGTCAGATTTGTACTTCAAAGAGCTCTTCAAACAATGTGGGCTGCATCTCTTCAAGTCAAAG GATCAAAAGGGATTTCCTGCAGAGTTATTTCCAGTGAAAATGTATGCGTTAACCACTGATATGCCTAGGCGAGTTCATGGGACCAGATCCAAAATTCGATCCAATCTACCTGGCCTTATCAAGTGA